The Sorangiineae bacterium MSr11367 genome window below encodes:
- the fusA gene encoding elongation factor G — translation MAHIDAGKTTTTERVLYYTGVNYKIGEVHEGAATMDYMVQEQERGITITSAATNCFWQPAEGPHAGIRHRINIIDTPGHVDFTIEVERSLRVLDGAVAVLDGGNGVEPQTETVWRQADKFRVPRIVFVNKMDKVGADFEMNVNSIKERLGVTPVAIQWPVGEEDQHKGVVDLIKMKAAIFDEESKGQKYTWTDIPENLVEKCKAAREHMIEACADIDEGIMEKFLEGNLDGIPEAQIVAALRKGCTSFKFFPVLCGSAFKNKGVQLLLDAVVNYLPSPLDIPPVKGVNPDKPEQEDTRLADDKAPFAGYAFKIINDPHGNLTFFRVYSGTINSGTMVLNSTRGKRERIGRILRMHANKREELTEADAGNIYAAVGLKDTRTGDTLCDEKQPILLEKMIFPEPVISIAIEPKTKSDVEKLGVGLQKLAAEDPSFRMHTDEESGQTIISGMGELHLDIIVDRLRREFKVESNVGKPEVAYREAIAKKTACEYKYAKQSGGRGQYGHVLMEIEPGERGTGFVFENDVVGGVIPKEFIPAVEKGVREAMARGVLAGYPLVDMKCRLYDGTYHEVDSSAQAFEIAASLCFQDGAKRAGLHLLEPVMKNEVVVPEQYMGDVIGDVNSRRGKILGMSQRGNAQVVDAEVPLATMFGYVTDLRSMTQGRATSSLHFSHYAPVPVAIQEEIVAKVKGTSSH, via the coding sequence ATGGCCCACATCGATGCGGGCAAGACGACGACGACGGAGCGCGTTCTTTATTACACCGGCGTCAATTACAAGATTGGCGAGGTTCACGAGGGCGCCGCGACCATGGACTACATGGTTCAGGAGCAAGAGCGCGGGATCACCATCACCTCGGCGGCGACCAACTGCTTCTGGCAACCGGCCGAGGGCCCGCACGCGGGCATTCGCCACCGCATCAACATCATCGACACGCCAGGTCACGTCGACTTCACCATCGAAGTCGAGCGCAGCCTCCGCGTGCTCGACGGCGCGGTGGCGGTTCTCGACGGCGGCAACGGCGTCGAGCCGCAGACCGAAACGGTCTGGCGTCAGGCCGACAAGTTCCGCGTTCCCCGCATCGTGTTCGTCAACAAGATGGACAAGGTCGGCGCGGACTTCGAGATGAACGTGAACTCCATCAAGGAGCGTCTCGGCGTCACCCCGGTGGCCATCCAGTGGCCGGTGGGCGAGGAAGATCAACACAAGGGTGTGGTCGACCTCATCAAGATGAAGGCTGCCATCTTCGACGAGGAATCCAAGGGCCAGAAGTACACCTGGACGGACATCCCCGAGAACCTCGTCGAGAAGTGCAAGGCGGCGCGCGAGCACATGATCGAAGCGTGTGCGGACATCGACGAAGGCATCATGGAGAAGTTCCTCGAGGGCAACCTCGATGGGATCCCGGAGGCCCAGATCGTGGCCGCCCTCCGCAAGGGATGCACCTCGTTCAAGTTCTTCCCGGTCCTCTGCGGTTCGGCGTTCAAGAACAAGGGCGTGCAACTCCTGCTCGACGCGGTGGTGAACTACCTCCCGTCGCCGCTCGACATTCCGCCGGTCAAGGGCGTGAATCCGGACAAGCCGGAGCAGGAAGACACCCGCCTGGCCGACGACAAGGCGCCCTTCGCGGGCTACGCCTTCAAGATCATCAACGACCCGCACGGGAACCTGACGTTCTTCCGTGTCTACTCGGGCACGATCAACTCGGGCACCATGGTGCTCAACTCCACGCGCGGAAAGCGCGAGCGCATCGGTCGCATCCTCCGCATGCACGCGAACAAGCGTGAAGAGCTGACGGAAGCCGACGCCGGAAACATCTACGCCGCGGTGGGTCTCAAGGACACGCGCACCGGCGACACGCTCTGCGACGAGAAGCAACCGATCCTCTTGGAGAAGATGATCTTCCCCGAGCCGGTCATCTCGATCGCCATCGAGCCGAAGACCAAGAGCGACGTCGAGAAGCTCGGCGTGGGTCTGCAGAAGCTCGCGGCCGAGGACCCCTCCTTCCGTATGCACACGGACGAGGAGAGCGGCCAGACGATCATCAGCGGCATGGGCGAGCTGCACCTCGACATCATCGTCGACCGCCTCCGCCGCGAGTTCAAAGTCGAGTCCAACGTCGGCAAGCCCGAGGTTGCGTACCGCGAGGCGATCGCGAAGAAGACCGCCTGCGAGTACAAGTACGCGAAGCAGTCCGGTGGCCGCGGTCAGTATGGCCATGTGCTCATGGAGATCGAGCCGGGCGAGCGCGGAACGGGCTTCGTCTTCGAGAACGATGTCGTGGGCGGCGTCATCCCGAAGGAGTTCATTCCTGCGGTGGAGAAGGGCGTGCGCGAGGCCATGGCCCGCGGCGTTCTCGCCGGCTATCCGCTCGTCGATATGAAGTGCCGGCTGTACGACGGCACGTACCACGAGGTCGACTCGAGCGCCCAGGCGTTCGAAATCGCAGCGTCGCTCTGCTTCCAGGACGGCGCGAAGCGGGCAGGGTTGCACCTGCTCGAACCTGTCATGAAGAACGAAGTCGTCGTTCCCGAGCAGTACATGGGCGACGTCATCGGAGACGTGAACTCGCGCCGTGGCAAGATCCTCGGCATGAGCCAGCGCGGCAACGCGCAGGTGGTCGACGCGGAAGTTCCGCTCGCGACCATGTTTGGTTACGTGACCGATCTGCGTTCGATGACGCAGGGCCGCGCGACCTCGTCGCTCCACTTCTCGCATTACGCACCGGTTCCGGTCGCGATCCAGGAAGAGATCGTGGCCAAGGTTAAGGGTACCTCGAGCCACTGA
- the rpsG gene encoding 30S ribosomal protein S7, which yields MPRRREVPKRRIIPDPKYKDKLVSKFTNTLMYGGKKATAEGILYGAFGIVNERFKEDPIEVFRKALDNVKPKLEVKSRRVGGATYQVPVEVRPERRVALAMRWLVNYARERGEKTMRERLAAEFVDAANGRGNAVKKKDDTHKMAEANRAFAHYRW from the coding sequence ATGCCCCGTCGTCGTGAAGTTCCGAAACGCCGGATCATTCCGGACCCGAAGTACAAGGACAAGCTCGTCTCCAAGTTCACCAACACGCTGATGTACGGCGGTAAGAAGGCGACGGCCGAGGGAATCCTCTACGGCGCTTTCGGCATCGTCAACGAGCGTTTCAAGGAGGACCCGATCGAGGTCTTCCGTAAAGCCCTCGACAACGTCAAGCCGAAGCTGGAAGTGAAGAGCCGCCGCGTCGGTGGCGCCACCTACCAGGTGCCGGTCGAGGTTCGTCCCGAGCGTCGCGTTGCCCTGGCCATGCGCTGGCTGGTCAACTACGCCCGCGAGCGTGGCGAGAAGACGATGCGCGAGCGCCTCGCGGCCGAGTTCGTCGATGCGGCGAACGGTCGTGGAAACGCCGTCAAGAAGAAAGACGACACACACAAAATGGCCGAGGCCAACCGTGCGTTCGCTCACTATCGCTGGTAA
- the rpsL gene encoding 30S ribosomal protein S12 produces MPTINQLINQGREAARFKTASPALKACPQKRGVCVRVYTTTPKKPNSALRKVCRVRLTNGMEVTSYIPGEGHNLQEHSVVLIRGGRVKDLPGVRYHVVRGTLDASGAIGPSSTNKVNRNRKRSKYGVKRPKG; encoded by the coding sequence GTGCCGACCATCAATCAGCTCATCAACCAGGGCCGCGAAGCCGCCCGGTTCAAGACGGCGTCGCCCGCGCTGAAAGCATGTCCGCAAAAGCGCGGCGTCTGCGTGCGCGTCTACACCACCACCCCGAAGAAGCCGAACTCCGCGCTCCGTAAGGTTTGCCGCGTGCGGCTCACCAACGGGATGGAAGTCACTTCGTACATTCCGGGCGAGGGCCACAACCTTCAAGAGCACTCCGTCGTGCTCATCCGTGGCGGCCGCGTTAAGGACCTGCCGGGCGTGCGTTACCACGTCGTCCGCGGCACGCTCGACGCCTCGGGCGCCATCGGCCCGTCGTCGACGAACAAAGTTAATCGCAATCGCAAGCGCTCGAAGTACGGCGTCAAGCGTCCGAAAGGCTGA
- a CDS encoding TrmH family RNA methyltransferase, with protein MALFPPLDASPEEVREALRPLRNDFSVALHTAGNAFAVGAIIRVAHSFLVREIILIGGAPYYEKASMGMEKYETIVAVPDDEAFFAHVAGRPVWAVEKDHARRSLYDVHAFPRGVVLAFGSERAGLAPEFIARADEIIAIPMYGVNHSFPLAIAAGIVMNEWARQHYSTRA; from the coding sequence GTGGCCCTGTTTCCCCCGCTCGATGCCTCCCCCGAGGAGGTCCGCGAAGCGTTGCGCCCGCTTCGGAACGATTTCTCGGTGGCGCTCCACACGGCAGGCAATGCCTTCGCCGTCGGCGCCATCATCCGGGTGGCGCATAGTTTCCTCGTCCGGGAGATCATCCTTATAGGAGGGGCGCCTTACTACGAGAAAGCCTCGATGGGTATGGAGAAGTACGAGACCATCGTCGCGGTTCCCGACGACGAGGCCTTCTTCGCCCATGTGGCGGGGCGCCCGGTGTGGGCCGTGGAGAAAGATCACGCGCGGCGAAGCTTGTACGACGTGCACGCGTTCCCGCGTGGGGTGGTGCTGGCCTTCGGCAGCGAGCGCGCCGGGCTCGCGCCGGAGTTCATCGCGCGTGCCGACGAGATCATCGCGATTCCCATGTATGGGGTGAACCACTCGTTTCCGCTCGCCATCGCCGCGGGCATCGTGATGAACGAGTGGGCGCGCCAGCACTACAGCACGCGCGCGTGA
- a CDS encoding beta-propeller domain-containing protein — MKPSDFARRAGALMLLVATVVGCRSGCSREAEAEPSKLVRAPGATKLVPFGSRAEFDKYLKDAAEAQERKQRLARRARESAGNAAMAPAASAASEMAADKDESITNNQHAGVDEGGIVKVHGNHLVVLRRGRLFSLKVGDESLTPVSAADCYGPGVSPAGAWYDEMLVSGDTIAVIGYSYQRGGTEVGLFDIDGNGRISYRATYHLRSNDYYSSRNYASRLIGNKLVFYAPLYVPLAERDTAKWLPAVRRWTPAATPNDFVSILEPSRVYRPIDPSDQLALHTVTTCDLAKGDFACTARAVMGPPGRVFYVSQDSVFVWMTPWSHGEDEGEKRARSRSLLYRLPLSGEEPSVLRVSGGPIDQFSFLEGGDGKLNVLVRSETAGEAMWLPEATGGELALLRVPLTSFNRAAEEAPSTAYTRLPKAEGYVMQNRFVGDYLLYGTGASWGYGSPKTESKLVAYRYGSNAPARELSLGHGVDRIEAMGSDAVVVGGDGKDLHFSSVALGATPALGGKYIRTGAAQGELRSHGFFYKPDGEQRGVFGLPIRGGDQPGYAHLKHDSASILFVRNERLAFRDIGQLESGSAGSGRDDGCKASCVDWYGNARPIFLRGRVFALLGYEIVEGRQDEGRIREVRRTNFAPAGVR; from the coding sequence ATGAAACCTTCGGACTTTGCCCGCCGCGCGGGCGCGTTGATGTTGCTCGTGGCCACGGTGGTTGGTTGCCGAAGCGGCTGTAGTCGCGAGGCGGAAGCAGAGCCCAGCAAGTTGGTTCGCGCGCCCGGGGCGACCAAATTGGTCCCCTTCGGTTCGCGGGCCGAGTTCGACAAGTACCTCAAGGACGCGGCCGAGGCTCAAGAGCGCAAACAGCGCTTGGCACGTCGCGCCAGAGAGAGCGCGGGCAATGCGGCGATGGCGCCCGCGGCGTCGGCGGCTTCGGAGATGGCGGCCGACAAGGACGAGTCCATCACGAACAATCAGCATGCGGGCGTCGACGAAGGCGGAATCGTCAAGGTGCACGGGAACCATTTGGTCGTGCTCCGGCGGGGCCGCCTCTTTTCGTTGAAGGTCGGAGACGAGTCGCTCACCCCCGTTTCGGCCGCGGATTGCTATGGGCCGGGGGTCAGCCCCGCGGGCGCGTGGTACGACGAGATGCTCGTCTCGGGCGACACCATCGCGGTCATTGGATACAGCTACCAACGCGGCGGGACGGAGGTCGGGCTCTTCGACATCGACGGCAACGGACGCATTTCGTACCGCGCGACGTACCACCTTCGTTCCAACGACTATTACTCGTCGCGGAATTATGCGAGCCGTCTCATTGGGAACAAGCTCGTCTTCTATGCACCGCTCTACGTGCCATTGGCCGAACGGGATACGGCGAAGTGGCTTCCCGCCGTGCGGCGCTGGACGCCCGCCGCCACGCCGAACGACTTCGTGTCCATTCTCGAGCCCTCGCGCGTGTATCGCCCGATCGATCCCAGCGACCAGCTCGCGCTCCACACGGTGACCACGTGCGATCTTGCGAAAGGCGATTTCGCATGCACCGCGCGCGCGGTCATGGGGCCGCCGGGGCGCGTGTTTTACGTGTCGCAAGACTCCGTCTTCGTGTGGATGACGCCGTGGTCGCACGGTGAGGACGAGGGGGAGAAACGCGCGCGTTCGCGGTCGCTGCTCTATCGCCTGCCGCTTTCGGGCGAGGAGCCGTCGGTGCTGCGCGTGAGCGGTGGGCCCATCGATCAATTTTCCTTTTTGGAGGGCGGCGACGGAAAGCTCAACGTGCTCGTTCGCAGCGAGACCGCGGGCGAGGCCATGTGGCTTCCCGAGGCCACGGGCGGCGAGCTTGCGCTCTTGCGGGTGCCTTTGACGTCGTTCAATCGCGCCGCAGAGGAAGCTCCCTCTACGGCGTATACGCGATTGCCCAAGGCGGAAGGGTACGTGATGCAAAATCGCTTCGTCGGCGATTACCTACTTTACGGCACGGGCGCGAGTTGGGGATATGGCTCGCCCAAAACCGAGAGCAAGCTCGTGGCCTACCGTTACGGGTCGAATGCTCCGGCGCGCGAGCTCTCCTTGGGCCATGGCGTGGATCGCATCGAGGCGATGGGCAGCGATGCGGTGGTCGTGGGCGGCGACGGCAAGGATTTGCACTTCTCGAGCGTGGCGCTCGGGGCGACGCCGGCGCTGGGCGGGAAGTACATACGCACCGGTGCCGCGCAGGGTGAGCTTCGCAGCCATGGCTTCTTCTACAAGCCGGACGGCGAACAGCGCGGGGTCTTCGGCTTGCCCATTCGAGGCGGCGATCAGCCGGGGTATGCGCATCTGAAGCACGATTCGGCGTCGATTCTCTTCGTGCGCAACGAGCGCCTCGCATTCCGCGACATCGGGCAGCTCGAATCGGGATCGGCGGGCTCGGGTCGCGACGATGGGTGCAAAGCTTCGTGCGTCGATTGGTATGGGAATGCGCGCCCCATCTTTTTGCGCGGGAGGGTGTTCGCCCTGCTCGGATACGAGATCGTCGAGGGGCGCCAGGACGAGGGCCGCATTCGCGAAGTGCGCCGCACGAACTTCGCGCCAGCGGGGGTGCGTTGA
- a CDS encoding serine protease: protein MKKLIAIAAVPALFLVACSSADQTATNEADSPAAPQVDEGNGTLDHPDFLRKVADPTNYKVTREPAEHRGSSVLSTCGSTDDSVYVNDYTGNLGVSTAYVNAHKNPVGAMESSASDASSAKYCSGTLIANDLFLTASHCIDSSTVANDYIAFNYERAKGSTTVLTQTHVKITAIVEDGLGGLDYAIVRLQGSPGTTFGTTPANATEVAAGGTLAIIQHPARLPKKIEAGTKTGNSGDYHTYGNIDTQGGSSGSGILNASGQVVGVHTNGGCTSSGGTNSGVRMSRIAAASNIL, encoded by the coding sequence ATGAAGAAGCTCATTGCAATCGCAGCAGTGCCGGCATTGTTTCTGGTGGCGTGCAGCAGCGCGGACCAAACCGCGACGAACGAGGCCGACTCCCCCGCCGCACCGCAAGTGGATGAGGGCAACGGCACGCTCGATCACCCGGACTTCCTGCGCAAGGTCGCCGACCCGACGAATTACAAGGTGACCCGCGAGCCGGCCGAGCACCGCGGCTCGAGTGTCCTGAGCACCTGCGGCTCGACGGACGACTCCGTATACGTCAACGACTACACGGGCAACCTGGGCGTCTCGACGGCGTACGTCAACGCGCACAAGAACCCCGTCGGCGCCATGGAGAGCAGCGCCAGCGACGCCTCGAGCGCGAAATACTGCTCCGGCACCCTGATTGCGAACGATCTGTTCCTCACCGCCAGCCACTGCATCGACAGCAGCACGGTGGCGAACGACTACATCGCATTCAACTACGAGCGCGCCAAGGGCTCCACGACGGTCTTGACGCAGACCCACGTCAAGATCACCGCCATCGTCGAAGATGGTCTGGGCGGTCTCGACTACGCCATCGTCCGCCTGCAAGGCTCCCCGGGCACCACCTTCGGCACGACGCCCGCCAACGCCACCGAGGTCGCCGCAGGCGGCACCCTGGCGATCATCCAGCACCCGGCCCGCCTGCCCAAGAAGATCGAAGCGGGCACCAAGACCGGCAACAGCGGCGACTACCACACCTACGGCAACATCGACACGCAGGGCGGCAGCTCCGGCTCCGGCATCCTCAACGCATCGGGCCAAGTCGTTGGCGTTCACACCAACGGCGGCTGCACCTCGAGCGGCGGCACCAACAGCGGCGTGCGCATGTCGCGCATCGCCGCCGCGTCGAACATCCTGTAA
- a CDS encoding protein kinase encodes MVLQKYKITRLLGVGGMAAVYAATHRNGHRVAIKYLHEHLSDDADIRRLFSREAYVANEVDHPGVVPVLDDAEDEHGCILLIMPLLDGETLRARWERTGKRLSVAEVGVLMWDVLDVLAAAHSKGIVHRDIKPENLFVDSNGHIRVLDFGIARHIDTEANATVTGRMIGTPAFMPPEQALGKREEIGPASDCWAAGATIFTLLSGELVHVANSAEALLASAATQRARSLASVSTTIPASIVRFVDKSLAFEISDRWRTGYEMREALLNAFEETLGETLATVAPKLRAQITAEFSLYHDDSATQRGSTKHDDGAQGPLSPPATPQHLKPAPSAEYGAHTPEGIVGDPPQTAAGFGRPSTRVWNSLVGIIITLGLAVSGFLALHAAAGSSARTTTKNEPLAPTESPTSGANSAALRELSAGVQSWRDASMWGAERTIAHALELDPNLASAHLYLAMLSTWTAEETRAHHHSASLNRNLLSPRDRILLEAYTPAMAVPPNLAASVEHLLAAKESYPSDWLVLYSLADMLIRTSKLSQAIEVLDELMRVDPSLALAWEAKAIALGLLEDIEGTRDSLSMCIQLSPYASSCLETLAKLDMNEGRCPEAEQGFRTLMAMPNPANYWPTFLAATIYARGGSLESVLRTLEQGWQLSSGPKREVARLQDEALIHVLAGEFLDAKRTVKEWRNALSGTRYETPRTRAVKLDLYISLELGEYELAARLASEQLHERQSLVSTAINDSAMMALRIQYLAGRLPRDLLEKRRATWLEQQATRPNLVGSTNLRWIAAYASSALTPEDAAEALRVLPSYLPLPDKLDRDVEADAAIGRVYLLNNDAKTAVTYLQRGANSCRATRLPFEHTWAHMNLGIAYERLGDLPHACEAYTTVLRRWGKESRSVTANEARKRFQNLRCASPAH; translated from the coding sequence GTGGTCCTGCAGAAATACAAGATCACTCGACTGCTCGGCGTCGGCGGGATGGCCGCAGTATATGCCGCAACACACCGCAATGGCCATCGCGTCGCCATCAAGTACTTGCACGAGCATTTGTCAGACGATGCTGACATCCGGAGGCTCTTCAGCCGCGAAGCATACGTAGCAAACGAAGTCGATCACCCCGGTGTCGTGCCTGTACTCGATGACGCCGAGGATGAACATGGATGCATACTCCTGATCATGCCGCTCCTCGATGGGGAGACGCTGCGCGCCCGATGGGAGCGCACCGGCAAACGACTGTCGGTGGCGGAAGTCGGCGTGCTGATGTGGGATGTTCTTGATGTTCTCGCGGCCGCGCACAGCAAAGGGATTGTGCATCGAGACATCAAGCCGGAGAACCTCTTCGTCGACTCGAACGGCCATATCCGTGTGCTCGATTTTGGAATTGCGCGTCATATTGATACCGAGGCCAATGCAACCGTTACAGGTCGCATGATAGGGACGCCGGCTTTTATGCCCCCTGAACAGGCGCTCGGAAAACGAGAGGAGATCGGACCGGCTAGCGATTGCTGGGCTGCCGGTGCCACTATCTTTACACTATTGTCCGGTGAGCTCGTTCACGTGGCGAACAGCGCAGAAGCGCTGCTCGCGTCAGCAGCCACGCAACGCGCACGCTCACTTGCTAGCGTCAGCACGACCATCCCTGCTTCGATCGTACGATTTGTCGACAAGTCTCTCGCTTTCGAGATCTCTGACCGTTGGCGCACGGGCTACGAGATGCGAGAAGCATTGCTAAATGCTTTCGAAGAGACACTTGGCGAAACTCTCGCCACCGTCGCTCCTAAGCTGCGCGCGCAGATAACCGCTGAATTTTCGCTGTATCACGACGACTCTGCCACTCAACGCGGGAGTACGAAGCACGACGATGGTGCCCAAGGGCCATTGTCCCCGCCAGCAACTCCTCAACATCTGAAACCCGCGCCTTCAGCAGAATACGGCGCTCATACGCCCGAGGGCATCGTCGGCGACCCTCCCCAAACAGCCGCCGGTTTCGGTCGCCCTTCTACCCGTGTGTGGAATAGTTTAGTCGGCATCATCATTACACTGGGTCTTGCCGTATCCGGTTTCTTGGCACTGCACGCGGCAGCCGGGAGTTCCGCCCGTACGACAACGAAGAACGAACCCCTCGCGCCGACTGAATCCCCCACTTCAGGGGCGAATTCGGCGGCTCTTAGAGAACTCTCCGCGGGTGTTCAGAGTTGGCGCGATGCCTCGATGTGGGGCGCCGAACGAACCATTGCCCATGCACTCGAGCTTGACCCTAATTTGGCTTCGGCTCACTTGTATCTCGCGATGCTGTCGACGTGGACGGCCGAAGAGACGCGCGCCCACCACCATTCCGCCTCGTTAAATCGTAATCTCCTGAGTCCCCGCGACCGAATCCTACTCGAAGCCTACACTCCAGCGATGGCAGTGCCGCCCAACCTGGCCGCTAGCGTAGAGCACCTACTTGCCGCTAAGGAATCTTACCCATCTGACTGGCTCGTACTGTATTCATTAGCGGACATGCTCATCAGGACGAGTAAGCTCTCCCAAGCAATCGAGGTGCTCGATGAGCTGATGCGAGTTGACCCTTCTCTTGCGCTCGCATGGGAGGCAAAGGCCATCGCATTAGGGCTGCTCGAGGATATCGAGGGCACACGTGATTCGCTCAGCATGTGCATCCAACTATCGCCATATGCATCTTCATGCCTGGAAACTCTCGCCAAGCTAGACATGAATGAAGGCCGTTGTCCGGAGGCTGAACAAGGATTTCGCACGCTCATGGCGATGCCAAATCCAGCCAACTATTGGCCTACGTTTCTTGCCGCAACAATCTATGCCCGCGGCGGCTCACTGGAAAGCGTACTCCGTACTCTAGAGCAGGGTTGGCAGCTTAGTTCAGGACCGAAACGTGAAGTCGCGCGACTACAAGATGAGGCCTTGATCCATGTACTCGCAGGCGAGTTTCTTGACGCCAAGCGCACCGTCAAGGAGTGGAGGAATGCCCTCTCGGGGACCAGATATGAAACTCCGCGAACAAGGGCTGTAAAGCTAGACTTGTATATCTCACTCGAGCTCGGTGAGTACGAACTGGCCGCTCGACTTGCGTCAGAGCAACTGCACGAACGCCAGTCACTGGTTTCCACCGCAATCAACGATTCAGCAATGATGGCGCTTCGTATTCAGTATCTCGCGGGACGACTCCCACGTGATCTCCTCGAAAAACGTCGCGCAACTTGGCTCGAACAGCAGGCGACGCGACCAAACCTGGTCGGTTCTACCAACCTTCGCTGGATTGCGGCATACGCGAGCTCGGCCTTGACGCCCGAAGACGCAGCAGAGGCGCTTCGCGTCTTACCGAGTTACCTGCCGCTCCCCGACAAACTCGATCGCGATGTCGAAGCAGACGCCGCGATAGGACGCGTGTACTTGCTGAATAACGATGCAAAAACTGCCGTGACCTATCTCCAACGCGGCGCAAACTCGTGTAGGGCAACCCGGCTTCCGTTCGAGCACACCTGGGCGCATATGAATCTCGGCATAGCCTACGAACGGCTCGGCGACTTACCGCATGCATGCGAAGCGTACACTACTGTACTCAGGCGATGGGGAAAGGAATCCCGGAGCGTGACAGCTAACGAGGCACGCAAACGGTTCCAGAACTTACGCTGCGCCTCCCCGGCGCACTAA